In Magnetospirillum sp. XM-1, a single window of DNA contains:
- a CDS encoding EAL domain-containing protein, with protein sequence MNDIQALLNGLLDSIRDAVIIADGEGNPLRSNPAFETLMGFSSSGGAEVSRLAAGMIYRALNPGAGGRWQGMVTCPDGKERPFEVTAAAINSAADFPDRYLCVVRPAVAEDANGESGTFGYDSLTGLPNRDLYADRIGQAVLQANRTGGSVALMMMGLDRFTLVNDALGHGAGDRLLIEVARRLKMCVRETDTAVRLDGDKFALVMAIADTDDSVIVAEKALNAVKEPFALDGQEVVITFSIGISVYPLDADSSAQLVKHAENALHYAKVSGRNQYQFFSKDMNRKAKSRLELEGRLRRALANDEFVVFYQPKVSADRDTIVGAEALIRWMDPERGMVSPGEFIPVAEESGQIEAIGTWILRESCVQNRKWQDAGFDPLKVSVNVSARQFRSRTLIETVTEALDSSGLDPKWLELEITESMLMNDVDTAVRKMKALRDLGVGLSIDDFGTGYSSLSYLGRFPITTLKIDRAFIADVDTNPKTAEIARAIIGLSRGLNLEVVAEGAEIAEHIMFLRNNGCDTVQGFYYSRPVPAEEFERMMRQRVLIHA encoded by the coding sequence ATGAATGATATCCAAGCGCTTCTCAACGGCCTGCTCGACTCCATTCGCGACGCGGTGATCATCGCCGACGGAGAAGGCAATCCCCTGCGCTCGAACCCGGCGTTCGAGACGCTGATGGGCTTTTCCTCCTCGGGCGGGGCCGAGGTGTCCCGCCTGGCGGCCGGCATGATCTACCGGGCCCTGAACCCCGGCGCGGGCGGCCGCTGGCAGGGCATGGTCACCTGCCCCGACGGCAAGGAACGCCCTTTCGAGGTGACCGCCGCCGCCATCAACTCGGCCGCCGACTTCCCCGATCGCTATCTGTGCGTGGTGCGCCCCGCCGTGGCCGAGGATGCCAACGGCGAGAGCGGCACCTTCGGCTACGATTCGCTGACTGGCCTGCCCAACCGCGACCTGTACGCCGACCGTATCGGCCAGGCGGTGCTGCAGGCCAACCGCACCGGCGGTTCGGTGGCGCTGATGATGATGGGGCTGGACCGCTTCACCCTGGTCAACGACGCGTTGGGCCACGGGGCCGGCGACCGGCTGCTGATCGAGGTGGCGCGCCGTCTCAAGATGTGCGTGCGCGAGACCGACACGGCGGTACGCCTGGACGGTGACAAGTTCGCCCTGGTGATGGCCATCGCCGACACCGACGACAGCGTCATCGTCGCCGAAAAGGCGCTGAACGCCGTCAAGGAGCCGTTCGCCCTGGACGGGCAGGAGGTGGTGATCACCTTCTCCATCGGCATCAGCGTCTATCCGCTGGACGCCGATTCCAGCGCCCAGCTGGTCAAGCATGCCGAGAACGCGCTGCATTACGCCAAGGTCTCGGGCCGCAACCAGTACCAGTTCTTCTCCAAGGACATGAACCGCAAGGCCAAGTCCAGGCTGGAGCTGGAGGGCCGCCTGCGCCGCGCCCTGGCCAACGATGAATTCGTGGTCTTCTACCAGCCCAAGGTCTCCGCCGACCGCGACACCATCGTCGGCGCCGAGGCGCTGATCCGCTGGATGGATCCCGAGCGCGGCATGGTCTCGCCGGGAGAGTTCATTCCCGTCGCCGAGGAAAGCGGGCAGATCGAGGCCATCGGCACCTGGATTCTGCGCGAATCCTGCGTGCAGAACCGCAAGTGGCAGGATGCCGGCTTCGATCCCTTGAAGGTGTCGGTCAACGTTTCGGCGCGGCAGTTCCGCTCGCGCACCCTGATCGAGACGGTGACCGAGGCGCTGGACTCCTCCGGCCTCGATCCCAAATGGCTGGAGCTCGAGATCACCGAGAGCATGCTGATGAACGACGTGGATACGGCGGTGCGCAAGATGAAGGCGCTGCGCGACCTGGGCGTCGGGCTGTCCATCGACGATTTCGGTACCGGCTATTCCTCGCTCAGCTATCTGGGGCGCTTCCCCATCACCACTCTCAAGATCGACCGCGCCTTCATCGCCGATGTGGACACCAATCCCAAGACCGCCGAGATCGCCCGGGCCATCATTGGCCTGTCGCGCGGTCTCAACCTAGAGGTGGTGGCGGAAGGTGCCGAAATCGCCGAGCACATCATGTTCCTGCGCAACAATGGATGCGACACCGTGCAAGGGTTCTATTACTCTCGTCCAGTGCCGGCCGAAGAGTTCGAGCGCATGATGCGGCAAAGGGTCCTGATTCACGCCTGA
- the nudC gene encoding NAD(+) diphosphatase, with product MTSAILYSGLGLDRAHAVRRGGDIAELMRRPGARFTLYWRGRQLVAGTPPSVRWLDRAYGLRLAEATAGNCLLLGEDASGPLLALDVSGLEADENGPEMGGNWVWLRSVGGLLPAQDSALLAYARGVLVWREKTRFCATCGGSLLVQDSGHSTKCAAPSCGALHFPRTDPAIIMLVTDPMGRALLGRQPVWAPGMYSCLAGFVEPGESLEGAVAREVWEEAGIEVRSTTYVASQPWPFPSSLMIGFNALADGGEPVADPHEIEDVRWFTRDEVRTFGEADRPGAEGRFLPRKDSIARVLVNAWLKG from the coding sequence ATGACCTCAGCCATTCTCTATTCCGGACTCGGCCTCGACCGCGCCCACGCGGTCCGCCGCGGCGGCGACATCGCCGAACTCATGCGCCGCCCGGGCGCCCGCTTCACCCTTTACTGGCGCGGCCGCCAGTTGGTGGCCGGCACCCCGCCCTCGGTCCGCTGGCTCGACCGCGCCTACGGCCTGCGCCTCGCCGAGGCGACGGCGGGCAATTGCCTGCTGCTGGGCGAGGATGCGTCGGGGCCGTTGCTGGCGCTCGACGTCTCGGGGCTGGAAGCCGACGAGAACGGGCCGGAAATGGGCGGCAACTGGGTGTGGCTCCGCTCGGTGGGCGGATTGCTGCCCGCCCAGGATTCCGCCCTGCTGGCCTATGCCAGGGGCGTGCTGGTCTGGCGCGAGAAGACCCGGTTCTGCGCCACCTGCGGCGGCTCGCTGCTGGTCCAGGATTCCGGCCATTCGACCAAATGCGCCGCGCCGTCCTGCGGCGCCCTGCACTTTCCCCGCACCGACCCGGCCATCATCATGCTGGTCACCGATCCAATGGGGCGCGCCCTGCTCGGGCGCCAGCCCGTATGGGCGCCCGGCATGTATTCCTGCCTGGCCGGCTTCGTCGAACCGGGCGAATCGCTGGAAGGCGCCGTGGCCCGCGAAGTGTGGGAGGAAGCCGGCATCGAGGTGCGCTCAACCACTTATGTAGCGAGTCAGCCCTGGCCCTTCCCCTCCTCCCTGATGATCGGCTTCAACGCCCTGGCGGACGGGGGCGAGCCGGTGGCCGACCCCCACGAGATCGAGGACGTCCGCTGGTTCACCCGCGACGAGGTCCGCACCTTCGGCGAGGCCGACCGACCGGGCGCGGAAGGGCGCTTCCTGCCGCGCAAGGATTCCATCGCCCGCGTGCTGGTGAATGCCTGGCTGAAAGGCTGA
- a CDS encoding type II toxin-antitoxin system RelE/ParE family toxin, producing the protein MRLRWTRPALRDLSDIHAYIAERDTAAALRVIRLLRAQADGLAVHSHMGREGLVEGARELVVPGLPFLIAYRVTEEFVDILALRHGARLWPGRLPAT; encoded by the coding sequence ATGAGGCTGCGCTGGACCCGGCCGGCCCTGAGGGACCTGAGCGATATTCATGCCTATATCGCCGAGCGGGATACTGCCGCCGCCTTGCGGGTTATCCGATTGCTGCGGGCGCAGGCCGACGGGCTTGCGGTCCATTCTCATATGGGGCGCGAGGGGCTGGTCGAAGGAGCCCGTGAACTGGTGGTGCCGGGTTTGCCGTTCCTCATCGCCTATCGGGTGACGGAGGAGTTTGTCGATATCCTCGCTCTTCGTCACGGGGCAAGGCTTTGGCCCGGGCGGTTACCGGCGACTTGA
- a CDS encoding CopG family ribbon-helix-helix protein, protein MSGQNFSIRTDAAKLSEIDRLAQAHNRSRNFVVNEAIDRYLADERRWVEAVQAGLAAAKAGDFASADEIDTLFKGFEAAAKE, encoded by the coding sequence ATGAGCGGACAGAATTTCTCCATTCGTACCGACGCGGCCAAGCTGAGCGAGATCGACCGCTTGGCCCAGGCCCACAACCGCTCGCGCAATTTCGTGGTCAACGAGGCCATCGATCGCTATCTGGCCGATGAGCGCCGCTGGGTGGAGGCTGTTCAGGCGGGGCTGGCGGCCGCCAAGGCGGGGGATTTCGCCTCCGCCGATGAGATCGATACGCTTTTCAAGGGATTTGAAGCGGCAGCCAAGGAATGA
- a CDS encoding phosphoribulokinase yields MSRKHPVIAVTGSSGAGTSTVKEAFEHMFRREGIKPAVVEGDSFHRYNRADMKKAMGEAERGGRRTFSHFGPEANLFPQLEELFASYGDTGRGKRRFYVHNEEEAARFAHLGVASGEFTPWEDLPEDTDCLFYEGLHGCVATRDNNVAQHVDLKIGVVPVINLEWIQKIHRDTSERGYSEEAVMDTILRRMHDYVHYVVPQFKLTDINFQRVPIVDTSDPIIARDIPTADESLVVIRFRKPDRFRVDFPFLLQMLKDSWMSRRNTIVVPGGKMGLAMELILTPILRRIMEDRRALLG; encoded by the coding sequence GTGTCGAGAAAACATCCGGTCATCGCCGTCACCGGCTCGTCGGGGGCGGGGACCAGCACGGTCAAGGAAGCCTTCGAGCATATGTTCCGCCGCGAGGGCATCAAGCCGGCGGTGGTCGAGGGCGACAGCTTCCATCGCTATAACCGTGCCGACATGAAGAAGGCCATGGGCGAGGCGGAAAGGGGCGGGCGCCGCACCTTCAGCCATTTCGGCCCCGAGGCCAACCTGTTTCCCCAGCTCGAGGAGCTGTTCGCCTCCTACGGCGACACCGGGCGGGGTAAGCGGCGCTTCTACGTTCACAACGAGGAAGAGGCGGCGCGCTTCGCCCATCTGGGCGTGGCGTCGGGCGAGTTCACCCCGTGGGAGGACCTGCCCGAGGACACCGACTGCCTGTTCTACGAGGGCCTGCACGGCTGCGTGGCGACAAGGGACAACAACGTCGCCCAGCACGTGGACCTGAAGATCGGCGTGGTGCCGGTGATCAATCTGGAGTGGATTCAGAAGATCCATCGCGATACGTCAGAACGCGGCTATTCGGAAGAGGCGGTGATGGACACCATCCTGCGCCGCATGCACGACTACGTTCACTACGTGGTGCCGCAGTTCAAGCTGACCGACATCAACTTCCAGCGGGTGCCCATCGTCGACACCTCGGACCCCATCATCGCCCGCGACATTCCCACCGCCGACGAGAGCCTGGTGGTGATCCGCTTCAGGAAGCCCGACCGCTTCCGCGTCGATTTCCCCTTCCTGCTGCAGATGCTGAAGGATTCGTGGATGAGCCGGCGCAACACCATCGTGGTGCCGGGCGGCAAGATGGGGCTGGCCATGGAGCTGATCCTCACCCCCATCCTGCGCCGCATCATGGAGGATCGCCGCGCCCTGCTGGGGTAG
- a CDS encoding ribulose-bisphosphate carboxylase encodes MDQSKRYVNLGLREADLIRGGRHVLCAYRMRPRAGYGYVATAAHFAAESSTGTNVEVCTTDDFTRGVDALVYAVDEAEGLMKIAYPVELFDRNIIDGKAMIASFLTLTVGNNQGMSDVEHAKMEDFWVPPDFLRLFDGPAVNISHMWKVLGRPQVNGGMVVGTIIKPKLGLRPKPFADACHQFWLGGDFIKNDEPQGNQVFAPFKETMVLVADAMRCAQDETGQPKLFSANITADDPAEMIARGEFILKTFGENASHVAFLVDGFVAGPTAVTTCRRNFPGTFLHYHRAGHGAVTSRQSKRGYTVLVHMKMARLIGASGIHTGTMGYGKMEGAPDEKMVAYMLERQLADGSHYRQDWGGMASCTPIISGGMNALRLPGFFDNLGHSNVIQTSGGGAFGHKDGPVAGALSLRQAHEAWQAGIDLVDYAQGHPELKGAFESFASDADRLYPGWRDRLRIAA; translated from the coding sequence ATGGACCAGTCGAAGCGCTATGTGAATCTGGGCTTGCGCGAGGCAGACCTGATCAGGGGCGGCCGCCACGTGCTGTGCGCCTATCGCATGCGGCCCAGGGCCGGCTACGGCTATGTGGCGACGGCGGCCCATTTCGCCGCCGAATCGTCTACCGGCACCAATGTGGAGGTCTGCACCACCGACGACTTCACCCGTGGCGTCGATGCCCTGGTCTATGCGGTGGACGAGGCGGAAGGGCTGATGAAGATCGCCTATCCGGTGGAGCTGTTCGACCGCAACATCATCGACGGCAAGGCGATGATCGCCTCGTTCCTGACGCTCACCGTGGGCAACAACCAGGGCATGAGCGACGTGGAGCACGCCAAGATGGAGGATTTCTGGGTTCCGCCGGATTTCCTTCGGCTGTTTGACGGTCCGGCGGTCAACATCTCCCACATGTGGAAGGTGCTGGGCCGTCCGCAAGTGAACGGCGGCATGGTGGTCGGCACCATCATCAAGCCCAAGCTGGGCCTGCGCCCCAAGCCTTTCGCCGACGCCTGCCACCAGTTCTGGCTGGGCGGCGACTTCATCAAGAACGACGAGCCCCAGGGCAACCAGGTCTTCGCCCCCTTCAAGGAAACCATGGTCCTGGTGGCCGATGCCATGCGCTGCGCCCAGGACGAGACCGGCCAGCCAAAGCTGTTCTCCGCCAACATTACCGCCGACGATCCGGCCGAGATGATCGCGCGCGGCGAATTCATCCTGAAGACCTTCGGCGAGAATGCCTCCCACGTGGCCTTCCTGGTGGACGGCTTCGTGGCCGGTCCCACGGCGGTGACCACCTGCCGGCGCAACTTCCCCGGCACCTTCCTGCACTATCACCGGGCGGGTCACGGCGCCGTCACCTCGCGCCAGTCCAAGCGCGGCTACACCGTGCTGGTCCACATGAAGATGGCCCGTCTGATCGGGGCCAGCGGCATCCATACCGGCACCATGGGCTATGGCAAGATGGAAGGCGCCCCCGACGAGAAGATGGTGGCCTACATGCTGGAACGGCAACTGGCCGACGGCTCCCATTACCGCCAGGATTGGGGCGGCATGGCGTCCTGCACGCCGATCATCTCGGGCGGCATGAACGCGCTGCGGCTGCCGGGATTCTTCGACAATCTCGGCCATTCCAACGTCATCCAGACCTCGGGCGGGGGCGCGTTCGGCCACAAGGACGGCCCCGTCGCCGGCGCGCTGTCGCTGCGCCAGGCCCACGAGGCGTGGCAGGCGGGAATCGACCTGGTGGACTACGCCCAGGGGCACCCTGAACTTAAGGGTGCGTTCGAATCCTTTGCGTCCGACGCCGATCGGCTGTATCCCGGCTGGCGGGATCGCCTGCGCATCGCCGCTTGA
- a CDS encoding dCMP deaminase family protein, which yields MTMAWYDYFMGFAKHAASKSKDPSTQVGAVAVGPDGEIRATGYNGLPRGVEDKPERMERPAKYLWTSHAEENLVAHAARVGVSLKGCTVYVTHYPCSRCARSLIQAGVAQIHVGDGTTSMPAEEFDTARVMFEESGVKVG from the coding sequence ATGACCATGGCCTGGTACGACTACTTCATGGGCTTTGCCAAGCACGCCGCCAGCAAGTCCAAGGACCCCAGCACCCAGGTGGGCGCCGTGGCGGTGGGGCCCGACGGCGAGATCCGCGCCACCGGCTATAACGGCCTGCCCAGGGGCGTCGAGGACAAGCCCGAGCGCATGGAGCGCCCGGCCAAGTATCTGTGGACCTCGCACGCCGAGGAAAACCTGGTGGCCCATGCCGCCCGGGTGGGGGTCAGCCTCAAGGGCTGCACCGTCTACGTCACCCACTATCCCTGCTCGCGCTGCGCCCGTTCGCTGATCCAGGCCGGGGTGGCGCAAATCCACGTGGGCGACGGCACCACCTCCATGCCCGCCGAGGAATTCGACACCGCCCGGGTGATGTTCGAGGAATCCGGCGTCAAGGTGGGCTGA
- the hemN gene encoding oxygen-independent coproporphyrinogen III oxidase: protein MRPDLAAKYDLRVPRYTSYPTAPHFHPGVTAETYRGWLGEIDPKLELSLYLHIAFCAEMCWFCGCHTKITKRYAPVAAYMDALWREVELVAEALPTRMTARHVHFGGGSPTILSSGDFVRTIDLLKSRFILKPDAEVAVELDPRTADEAYVKAMAGAGVTRASIGVQDLDDKVQQAINRIQPYEVTERVVEWLGKHGVPEVNIDLIYGLPHQTLDGLLATIDKAVRGFRPKRVALFGYAHVPWMKKHQRLIPEDTLPDTETRWQQYEQGCKLLTETLGYVQIGLDHFAAPDDAMAIALKEKRLHRNFQGYTTDSATTLIGFGASGIGSLPQGYVVNDGEVHAYQRAMAEGKLATSRGVAISPDDILRREIIERLMCDLEIDLDKVAARHGADGSQFGPELASLAPLQADGLVEVAGHRIHVTEEGRTLVRAVCAAFDRYLKAGEQRHSKAV, encoded by the coding sequence ATGCGCCCCGATCTTGCGGCCAAGTACGACCTTCGCGTTCCCCGCTACACCTCCTATCCCACCGCGCCGCATTTCCATCCCGGCGTGACGGCCGAGACCTACCGGGGCTGGCTGGGGGAGATCGATCCCAAGCTGGAATTGTCGCTCTACCTCCACATCGCGTTTTGCGCCGAGATGTGCTGGTTCTGCGGCTGCCACACCAAGATCACCAAGCGCTATGCCCCCGTCGCCGCCTATATGGACGCCCTGTGGCGCGAGGTGGAACTGGTGGCCGAGGCGCTGCCCACCCGCATGACGGCGCGCCACGTCCATTTCGGCGGCGGCTCGCCCACCATTCTCTCGTCCGGGGATTTCGTCCGCACCATCGACCTGTTGAAGAGCCGCTTCATCCTCAAGCCCGACGCCGAGGTGGCGGTGGAGCTTGATCCGCGCACCGCCGACGAGGCCTATGTCAAGGCCATGGCGGGGGCGGGGGTGACGCGTGCCTCCATCGGCGTGCAGGACCTGGACGACAAGGTGCAGCAGGCCATCAACCGCATCCAGCCCTACGAGGTCACCGAGCGGGTGGTGGAATGGCTGGGCAAGCACGGCGTGCCCGAGGTCAACATCGACCTGATCTACGGCCTGCCGCACCAGACCCTGGACGGCCTGCTGGCCACCATCGACAAGGCGGTGCGGGGCTTCAGGCCCAAGCGCGTCGCCCTGTTCGGCTATGCCCACGTGCCGTGGATGAAGAAGCACCAGCGGCTGATCCCGGAAGACACCCTGCCCGATACCGAGACCCGCTGGCAGCAGTATGAACAGGGCTGCAAGCTGCTGACCGAGACCCTGGGCTATGTCCAGATCGGCCTCGACCACTTCGCCGCTCCCGACGACGCCATGGCCATCGCCTTGAAGGAAAAGCGGCTGCACCGCAACTTCCAGGGCTACACCACCGATTCCGCCACCACCCTGATCGGCTTCGGGGCGTCGGGCATCGGTTCGCTGCCCCAGGGCTATGTGGTCAACGACGGCGAGGTCCACGCCTACCAGCGCGCCATGGCCGAAGGAAAGCTCGCCACCTCGCGCGGCGTGGCCATCAGCCCCGACGACATCCTGCGGCGCGAGATCATCGAGCGGCTGATGTGCGACCTGGAAATCGACCTGGACAAGGTCGCCGCCCGCCATGGCGCCGACGGCTCGCAGTTCGGCCCCGAACTGGCCTCGCTGGCGCCTTTGCAGGCCGACGGTCTGGTCGAGGTCGCTGGCCACCGCATCCATGTCACCGAGGAGGGCCGCACCCTGGTGCGCGCCGTCTGCGCCGCCTTCGACCGCTATCTCAAGGCGGGCGAGCAGCGCCATTCCAAGGCGGTGTAA
- the accC gene encoding acetyl-CoA carboxylase biotin carboxylase subunit → MFEKVLIANRGEIALRIHRACREMGIRTVAVHSTADNDAMHVRLADEAVCIGPPSARDSYLNKAAILSAASITGADAIHPGYGFLSENADFAQMVEEHGFVFIGPTAEHIRMMGDKITAKQAVKDAGIPVVPGSDGSIDSEEQALEVAAAIGYPVLIKATAGGGGKGMKVARNPEELAESWKLARNEAKAAFGNADVYMEKYLGHPRHIEMQILADNYGAVVHLGERDCSLQRKHQKVLEEAPSPALNADQRAKIGKIACDAVAKLGYRNAGTIEFLYENGEFYFIEMNTRLQVEHPITEAITGIDLVREQIRIAAGAPLGYTQADVRFAGHALECRVNAEDPQTFTPCPGRIEGYHSPGGLGVRVDSGLYAGYRIPPHYDSMIAKLIVYGNTRNEALMRLRRALGEYVIEGVKTTLPLHNRLVQDADFVNGDYDIHWLEKFVAQHS, encoded by the coding sequence ATGTTCGAGAAGGTCCTCATCGCCAACCGGGGCGAGATCGCACTCAGGATCCATCGCGCCTGCCGCGAGATGGGCATCCGCACCGTGGCGGTGCATTCCACCGCCGACAACGACGCCATGCATGTGCGCCTCGCCGACGAGGCCGTGTGCATCGGCCCGCCCTCGGCCCGCGATTCGTACCTGAACAAGGCGGCGATTCTGTCGGCGGCGTCCATCACCGGGGCGGACGCCATCCATCCCGGCTACGGCTTTTTGTCCGAGAACGCCGACTTCGCCCAGATGGTCGAGGAACACGGCTTCGTCTTCATCGGCCCGACGGCGGAACACATCCGCATGATGGGCGACAAGATCACCGCCAAGCAGGCGGTCAAGGACGCCGGCATCCCGGTGGTGCCGGGTTCGGACGGTTCCATCGATAGCGAGGAGCAGGCGCTGGAAGTGGCGGCCGCCATCGGCTATCCCGTGCTGATCAAGGCCACCGCCGGTGGCGGCGGCAAGGGCATGAAGGTCGCCCGCAACCCGGAAGAGCTGGCCGAATCCTGGAAGCTGGCCCGCAACGAGGCCAAGGCCGCCTTCGGCAACGCCGACGTCTACATGGAGAAGTATCTCGGGCATCCGCGCCATATCGAGATGCAGATCCTGGCCGACAATTACGGCGCCGTGGTGCATCTGGGCGAGCGCGACTGCTCGTTGCAGCGCAAGCACCAGAAGGTGCTGGAGGAGGCTCCGTCGCCGGCCTTGAACGCCGACCAGCGGGCCAAGATCGGCAAGATCGCCTGCGACGCCGTCGCCAAGCTGGGCTACCGCAACGCCGGCACCATCGAGTTCCTCTACGAGAACGGCGAGTTCTACTTCATCGAGATGAACACCCGCCTGCAGGTGGAGCATCCCATCACCGAGGCCATCACCGGCATCGATCTGGTGCGCGAGCAGATCCGCATCGCCGCCGGCGCGCCACTGGGCTACACCCAGGCGGACGTGCGCTTCGCCGGCCATGCGCTGGAATGCCGCGTCAATGCCGAGGACCCGCAGACCTTCACCCCGTGCCCCGGCCGGATCGAGGGTTATCACTCGCCGGGCGGCCTGGGTGTGCGGGTGGATTCCGGCCTCTATGCCGGCTATCGCATTCCGCCCCATTACGACTCGATGATCGCCAAGCTGATCGTCTACGGCAACACCCGCAACGAGGCGCTGATGCGCCTGCGCCGGGCGCTGGGCGAGTACGTGATCGAAGGCGTCAAGACCACGCTGCCGCTGCACAACCGGCTGGTCCAGGACGCCGATTTCGTCAACGGCGACTACGATATCCACTGGCTGGAAAAGTTTGTGGCGCAGCACTCCTGA
- a CDS encoding acetyl-CoA carboxylase biotin carboxyl carrier protein subunit, giving the protein MGNKTPIDSELVRTLAALLDETNLTEIEYGVGEMRIRVARQAAPVAVHHAAPAVVGHAASMPAQASASDADHPGAVTSPMVGVAYLAPEPGSPKFVNPGDMVAEGQTIMLIEAMKTFNPIRAPRGGKLTRIFVTDGQPVEFGEPLLIIE; this is encoded by the coding sequence ATGGGCAACAAGACTCCCATCGACAGCGAACTGGTCCGCACCCTGGCGGCCCTGCTGGATGAAACCAATCTCACCGAGATCGAGTACGGCGTCGGCGAGATGCGTATCCGCGTCGCCCGTCAGGCGGCGCCGGTGGCCGTGCACCACGCCGCCCCGGCGGTCGTCGGCCATGCCGCCTCCATGCCGGCCCAGGCGTCGGCGTCCGACGCCGACCATCCCGGCGCGGTGACCTCGCCCATGGTGGGCGTCGCCTACCTGGCGCCCGAGCCCGGCTCGCCCAAGTTCGTCAATCCCGGCGACATGGTCGCCGAAGGCCAGACCATCATGCTGATCGAGGCCATGAAGACGTTCAATCCCATCCGGGCGCCCAGGGGCGGCAAGCTGACCCGCATCTTCGTGACCGACGGCCAGCCGGTGGAATTCGGCGAGCCCCTGCTGATCATCGAATAG
- the aroQ gene encoding type II 3-dehydroquinate dehydratase — translation MVRNRPDPIISILNGPNLNMLGTRQPELYGTETLADIEAACRTHGASLGLAVEFSQTNMEGELVTRIQQCRGHAAGIIINAGAYTHTSVAILDALLAAEVPAIEVHLSNIHQRDSFRHHSYVAKAAKGMICGLGSHGYILALDALARLIKGNAEA, via the coding sequence ATGGTGAGAAACAGGCCCGATCCCATAATCAGCATTCTGAACGGTCCCAACCTCAACATGTTGGGCACCCGGCAGCCGGAGCTGTACGGGACGGAGACGCTTGCCGACATCGAGGCCGCCTGCCGGACCCATGGGGCATCGCTCGGCCTGGCGGTGGAGTTCTCGCAGACCAACATGGAAGGCGAACTGGTCACCCGCATTCAGCAATGCCGGGGCCATGCCGCCGGCATCATCATCAATGCCGGGGCCTATACCCACACCTCGGTGGCGATTCTCGACGCCCTGCTGGCGGCCGAGGTTCCGGCCATCGAGGTTCACCTGTCCAACATTCACCAGCGGGATTCGTTCCGCCATCACTCTTACGTGGCCAAGGCGGCCAAGGGAATGATCTGCGGGCTGGGAAGCCACGGATACATCCTGGCGCTCGACGCGCTGGCCCGCCTGATCAAGGGAAATGCAGAGGCATAA
- a CDS encoding PstS family phosphate ABC transporter substrate-binding protein has protein sequence MSLRRFGLAFGVAASLLAMPARAETVRAAGTGIGIAMVRLLAEQYRRDHPDTPVWVPESVGTAGAVKGLATGKLDVGILARPLKAGEVEGGASVPICRTPLVFYINAERRDVALNRRDLPALFANALPPFPGGEVRVLLRPPSDTGFIRLLEAYPDLAPTVTAARDARGAVLALTDQEAMDAVETSRTLLTFGAFAPLLAEKRKLIAVPLDGVAPSLETLENGHRLPEVPLVLALPPSPSAQARAFVDYARSPAASSLLRASGCLPVTGP, from the coding sequence ATGAGCCTGCGCAGGTTCGGGCTTGCATTCGGCGTAGCGGCAAGCCTGCTTGCCATGCCGGCAAGGGCGGAGACAGTACGCGCCGCCGGCACCGGAATCGGCATCGCCATGGTCCGGCTGCTGGCGGAGCAATATCGGCGCGACCATCCCGACACCCCCGTCTGGGTCCCGGAAAGCGTCGGCACCGCCGGGGCGGTCAAGGGGCTGGCCACGGGCAAGCTGGATGTGGGCATCCTGGCCCGCCCCCTTAAAGCCGGCGAGGTGGAGGGCGGCGCCTCGGTCCCCATCTGCCGCACGCCCCTGGTGTTCTACATCAACGCCGAGCGCCGTGACGTCGCGCTGAACCGCCGCGACCTTCCCGCCCTGTTCGCCAATGCCCTGCCGCCGTTCCCCGGCGGCGAGGTGCGCGTGCTGCTGCGTCCGCCATCCGATACAGGCTTCATCCGGCTGCTGGAGGCCTATCCCGACCTGGCTCCGACGGTGACGGCGGCCAGGGACGCCCGCGGCGCCGTCCTGGCACTCACCGACCAGGAGGCCATGGATGCGGTCGAGACCAGCCGCACGCTGCTGACCTTCGGCGCCTTCGCGCCCCTGCTGGCGGAAAAGCGCAAGCTGATCGCCGTCCCCCTGGACGGCGTGGCTCCCAGCCTGGAGACCCTGGAGAACGGCCACCGGCTTCCCGAGGTCCCCCTGGTCCTGGCCCTGCCGCCCTCGCCCTCGGCCCAGGCCAGGGCCTTCGTCGATTACGCCCGCTCGCCCGCCGCGTCCTCGCTGCTGCGCGCCAGCGGCTGCCTGCCCGTAACCGGGCCCTGA